DNA sequence from the Antedon mediterranea chromosome 7, ecAntMedi1.1, whole genome shotgun sequence genome:
TCAGTAAAAACAAATCTTACTTGGGTCCTTTCCACTTTCTCTCTCCATTGGTTATAACATTGCACATAGGAATTTTGGAAGGCATAGTGTCAGCTGActatatattttcaaattattgaaGCATTTCATATTTGATacttttactttgttttttttgtatcacCCGTAAACTCATAGATTTTCTACTCCGtagaccttttttttttattgtttgtaggCTTATACATGCATATTTTCTATActttgacattttattttttaaatcatcatcACAAACATAATTATAGCTATCAGTTAATATGCCTTTTGGTTTTTGTGTTCCAACTTCCCGTTTGATGTTTTGtcttacttttttatttattgtaatggaTATTGAAGTCTTACAAGACTTATCTTCTCTGATCAATGGTTAGAGTATTACACATTTTACAAGCATGGAAGAAATTACCGCTCAGCATATCATTATTACTAGCTCAATAATTAAAGTAATTAGTTGGAAATACTAATtacaaattattctttaaaGGTTGAAGCCTATCTGTACATGAATATTATTACTATGATTTCTTCAATATTTGCTGTGTATTCGTTAGCAGTAATTTACAATGCTTCGAAAAAGCCACTAAAAGAGTTTATGATCACACCAAAGTTTATTGCAATGAAACTAGTTATGCTGGTTGGAAATACCCAGCATTTTATATTAAGTATGCTGGCCTATATTGAGGTGATTCTTCCCTGTAAGCCGCCATTTAACACACAAACTCGAGCGAACAGTAAGTATAATATTTGCTGTTTTGTCTATTATTTCATAAACATGATAGGTTAACATTTATGTCCATTCCGTGAGATCCCTACATACTCTACATGATTGATATGAAATGATGCCATtattcccaaatatggacacCCCTTGAATATCACGGCGAGGGTAGTAGACTGGAGGGATTGCTATACAGGTAGGTATCTGACGCGCGTGCGCATAGACTACCGTAGTATATGCACCAACAACACCACAGTTTTTGGTTTGTGTATTTTAATGTAAGCCTAAGTGTTCCCCGgtatcaaattattttatttcaacttaaATATTTGCTTATTCGTTGGTTGTAATTGCCTTTTTGTATTACAGATGTATTGTCCAGTtggaaaaaatatgtatttaaaaaaaaacattatgccattttaatgacaaataggcctaatactatCCTATTCATTACATTCACTTTGACCGAAAATGTAAAGCAAAACATACTATTGTCTGTCAGACCGTGGTTTTTGCTAAATTTAACGATTTCATTTTGTCAGTATTAGGtgagataattatttttattcgtTTTGTAAAGAAGTGTATAAATATGGCCTATTCAAATCTGTTATGTTTTTAGAGGACAATACATATATCTTTAAGTATTATGTGCTGCCTCGCGGACAGTAAATAGGCCTCTGTTTGCCTATTCATTCATCagttattttacttttattccGGAAACGGATGTTCATACAAAATCAATTGCATAAATAtaaggttaaataaaaaaggcacAAAAAAAACCACTGGTATCAGATCATCTCAGGATCTCCATCATTTTGTTATGGAGCCTGGATGATTCAAATGATGATACCATAATACTTTCTATCACTTTTTCTATAAAAGCTAAATACAATATATGCCCATGGGTATTGCACTAGTCTATATTACttttattcatgagtttcgtgttttgtttttttctgtatGTGTTAGGTCGTTAGGTTATCATATTTTCAAATACAAATTCAGACCTCATAAaggtatatattataaatataggtatacatttcattattaataagtGTTTTCCGGCATCAAATTCTTTGTGTTGTGTTCCAGGATTTATAAAGCGCCAATGTTATGAAACCTCTAAGAGCTGAAGAAAACACCCTACACAAGACCTTCatatacaaagtgataacatttACACAAATCTCATTCCAAAAGaattattttacttttgaaatatcattttcaatttcttttatagCAATATTTTATCGAAAACCATCCACAAACGTTGACAACCccaataatttgtattttctaatttatatttcagcGATTTATAATATGCTTATCATTTATGAAACTTTTATTATGTTGCTACTCGGAAggatattcatattcatttggCGAGAGAAAGAAAACAGCGATTCTGAAAGTAGTTTTGAATTATCAGAAAGTATTTCTATAGTTGAGAGAAACATGTGCTGCAAACAAAAGGTCGAATCTTCAACGAGTGATGAAAACGCATCTGTAACAAATATACCAAAGGACGTTGTAGAGAACGAACTAAGTGTTAATTTATAGAGTTTGATCAATGAGCTTAATAGACGCGCATCTAGATGATTGTCAATAGGCTGTTAAAAGCGGCATAGAATTGGTATTATTGtgttcaataaattattattttgacacCATTGACTACAGTACAAAAGAAAATCTATTAAATCGTTacgttattgtatttttttaatgtaaagcaAAATGTAATaccggtacaccacgtatattaatTCTGGAAATAACTGTTGAATTTCTCGATGTTTCGATCAATATCAGTATTCATTGAAACgacgagaaactcaacagttcttttcagaactaatatacgtggtgtaccgcaaactttatatcaacatttgatttcgccatgcaaaccttcaaacaatatattatgtaaaaccGTAATGAAAgtctatattaaataaataaccatGACATTACAAAACAATTCCACGGAGCATAACGTATGTACTTAAAGCATTGTTGACTTCCTTATCCAATTCAATTTTGGAGAAAATTCCTGAAATACTATATTCCTTATAGAAGTGTGATTGTATAGTCAACATCGACGGATGTGTGTGACGAAAATGTAAAGAGATCCTTATCGGAGAGTTTAATAACGCCTGAGGTTGAACATTGAAAAACATATGTGATATTATTGTGTGTGAGGAAAATTAAAAGCCATCCTTATCGGAAAAAACACATAGATATTAttgcatataatataattatgttgttattttttgtgtTACACACCAAGGCCCacttataatttttttttttaatgtttacacCCCACCCACTCAAATAATTCTACATCTATCTGAAACTAAACGAATGGTTCGACTTTTATTTAATGTTGTTAAAAGTTCGTATTCGGCTGGCATGTGGTGATTGGTGGTATAATTCAGTGTCCTGTTGTCGTAGTAATGATGTTTTAACGGTTTGCCACTCGGTGATTTATAAAATGGATAAAAACCATATAATGAAACATATCGACACATTGACCCAGCTGCTGTATACATGATTAACCCCAGAGATGGGTTTCTTATTTTCCAAAATCTGAAAGAAAACTCATTTGTTGTAGGCTAtgaagaaaattatatttatgcaTGCATAATTTAATGTGCTGATGTCAATTTATTCCTGTTATCTTTAATTATGTTCATTTTCAgtatgcattattattattattttactcgTTGAACATTCTTGTAAGAAACGTTAAATCCCCAGCTCAAATCCACTGTCTTACAAAAACGGAAGTTAATGAAAGAATAGTAAGATTAAGATGATACTTACTTTGTAACTAGTGGTAGCATACCTCGGTACGAATATACAATTCTAACTGTTAAATTATTCTGTTTGATACCTGCTACTAGATTATGTGCGTAGCTTATATTCTTTTCTGCGTTCAATTTAGAAATCCATATATATGTGTCATTAAGCTCTTTAAACGTTTCGTATGAAGTTTTGTAGCAACTATTTGAAGTGTTTGTTAGACATATACTGCTTTCGATACTGGCGGCCTCATTGAGCACCATCATATCTATTTTACCACCAACGTCTTGTTCAAAACCAATAGTTTGTGCAAGATTTCCTCTAAAAACAAAGTCGTGTTCATCTATTTCACGTCCACAACTGCTGTTTAGTAGATTACCAGCACTGCCTACAACTGCACAGGATCCTCGCAGAGGAATACTGTCGATACCTTCTGGTAATTTTGTCATTCGTTTTTTCTGTTTGAAGCCATCTTTGTAAATTAGTGTTAATAGAGACGGTTTGAATCCAGCCTTCTGAAGTCGTTTTCTTTAATAGAATACAAACTTATAAATTCTGGGCTTATAATTGATTAAAAGAAACTCTAGACAGGCATGTTCGAATTCAGTATGAGGCATATGCATACTTTTTGTTCTATTTCGTGAGAACAaaccacttttatttcattcaaaccACCGTcaattttatatgtaaaatCAGTATTCAAAAAAGTAATATAGCATGCATACTAAAAACTctctaatattattatgaaaaacAATTAAGGAAGAATTTTAGCATttgctctttttatttttcaaatttcccTAAATTTagactttgaatatgccattttacaGTTTAATAAAGTCATTCACTTTAGAAAAAAAACGaagaaaataatacagtacCCACTTATAAAAAGATGAAATAAACGGTTAAGTTTAACCAAAACCATAGTGTGACaaacaatttgaatattattagtTTAGTAATCATAATAACTAATATTCTCTCTGAGCCAATATACTGCTTTCATTGTATTTGTttgtgtcattattattaatgaatcCGTATCTTGTAAAAAGTACACCAAGatcattgtattatattatacaactTATATAGAAATTCAACAGTTtgtattatatacaataaacgTTTCGTCACCAAATCTGATTTTAATTGGTGTAGAATTCTTTCAAGTCTATCTGTTTCTTGTATAGCTTACAATGAAAATGTAAAGTTCTGTTTGGTACTTGCTATCTAAGCAGACCATGCATACATGTGAATTTGTGATGGCagacattatattattattaaaagaagGCTGCAATAAGCAGGgtaaaaaaaaccagaaataGTCATATATAGCCAAGTTCTATTTGATATGATAACTAGGAAGGTATAATGCCACCATGTATTATGATCAGTGAAATGATTACCGTATCCAATAAAAACGAAAGCAAAACTTACCTCATATCTAATGCTTTGCTTCCTTTAATGTGATTAGTCAATACTTTCCTACAAACAAAATCAtatgttaaaattataatgGATACACGTAAACTAAATACTCTTTTGATAAGAAGTAATAGCTAACATTACGGTACTTATCGGAAAGTTTTCGTTTTGGCAGCTCCCTACCAATTAATTTCATCCGgcagtgtgctaattttaaattttttaaaccACGCTGAAGACTTCTTTTCGAAGTGTCTTTATTTACGGTTATTATACATTACATCATACATCTTAATGTTGACATTTCCTACTTTTTCCAGCTTGCTTTGTTCGCTTATATAAATAGCGActcttgtttatatatataaaagtatctcttcggagatctcGCCCgcctgcgatttttttttcgtacataagttggggacccccttatgaaacgtcacaaaataaacatgaataattcatcagttaaattttcttgttccgtgtgcacccaagcgtatagcaacaagaagtgattacacaagtgcggtacgattctaggcctatctccgctgtggttgccgcgtgggatttcataaaagaatagcggcgttttgtgtggattgtcgaaataatcagcctttagtttatggtgtttttaatataatttattactaaagaattacgtgttaaaattatagtttctattaatactattatgcctaattat
Encoded proteins:
- the LOC140054478 gene encoding CMP-N-acetylneuraminate-poly-alpha-2,8-sialyltransferase-like; protein product: MASSQSILARRFTWFLLGAVTVYIFQIIAKHRTVISSDNSPKQYDTFRGWLNTSVNLEASTLRKVLTNHIKGSKALDMRKRLQKAGFKPSLLTLIYKDGFKQKKRMTKLPEGIDSIPLRGSCAVVGSAGNLLNSSCGREIDEHDFVFRGNLAQTIGFEQDVGGKIDMMVLNEAASIESSICLTNTSNSCYKTSYETFKELNDTYIWISKLNAEKNISYAHNLVAGIKQNNLTVRIVYSYRGMLPLVTKFWKIRNPSLGLIMYTAAGSMCRYVSLYGFYPFYKSPSGKPLKHHYYDNRTLNYTTNHHMPAEYELLTTLNKSRTIRLVSDRCRII